The window TTGAGAGGGATACGGAGGTGGGGGTGTTGTGGCCTCCACGCTTGAGCAATCCGATGCAACTTCGTCCTTCTTTGTTCCCGGGGCTATCGCAGCAGCAGGGGTTGTAGGGGCTGGCGCCACCTTATCTCCAGCCGGACCTGCACGAGGAATGAGACCCCCCCCTGGCCCCGCAACCTCTAACCCCAATAGCTCCCTGGCTCATTTGCCCGCAAGTTTCTCCTTGCGCGCAGCCTTCAATCCTCCCAGAATCAAACCCCAAGTTTTAAATTCCGCTGCTTTTTGAGTGACCATTGCTCGTTGGGATAAGGCAGCGGTAATTGAATCCCAATTATTGTGGTCATAAATCTCGTGGGGCGATGTTAACAGCCCCTCCCTCTCAAGCAACGAGAGGACCGCAGctatctccttctgagaaggagcatgCTTCCCGTTATAAATCTTACACACATGAACGATCACCTTTATGACGGCTTCCATGACGCCCCCGATCCTCCTCCCGATTGAGACCAGGatcccaggctcttctccgGCGTGATTCCGGAGGGTATATCCGTCGCTCGTCCGCGACCTCCGCCGACAGAGGGGTGACTGCAGATTCCCTCTGTCCCCGGGCTCGGCCCCTGGGCTTCCACCGCCAAGCAAGTGCTAACGCCCCACGGTGGGCTCCTGCCCCGTCAAGCAGACAGCCGACTCATTCCCCTAAGCATCACGTTggggtcaccacttgttgcctttcgcaggcaaccgtgatgttcgttgcttaggggagcctgcggcttggccaaataccgaggtgacaccaatatgatgagcggtaaaatagcatttattaagttctaacaagcacttatatatcttttaaccctTCGTGTACGCCCACTGGATGGTACACGTGGCACATACCTAacacatggggaggagcctgacacgttaCATCCCGAGACCCCGATCACGCCTATTACAACAACTTCCCATAGGGGGACCGCAAATGGAGGCACCAAAAGGTGAACCCCAAGATAGAACTTTTAAAATGGGAACCCCAGCTGGAGGCCCCCAAATGGGGACCCAAACATTGGGATGCCAAAAAGGGGACTCCCAAAAGGAGGACACCAAATGGAGACGACCAAAAAGGGGACCccccccatggagaccccaaaaATGGAAACCTCACATGGAGACCCCGAGTGGAGACCCCTAAAAAAGGGAGAAACAATGGGGGATTTGGGCtcttaatgagaaaaataataaagatgaGCTGTAATGACTGTGTTTGTAATGCCACGCTGTAGGGACTAGGACGATAATGGCATCAGATAGCATTAATAATGGGATAATCAtcaaaaatggagaaatgatAATGGGATAGTGGGGGCGGGCactaaacaataaaaataagaagtgtaTTAGTAAGAGTGTAAAGAATAACGGCAACATGCAGTGATAAAATGGGGTGAACCGGGCGGATACTCATAAgagaaatattattaataatcaGATAATGATCAGAACTACgtaaagtaataataaaacgGTGGTAGTGTGGGAAGGGCACTTAATAAAGTCCATCAGGAAGGCATGAGTAGTATTAGTGTGaggaaaaacagtattaaaCGTAGTGGTAAAATTGGGGTGGAAATGAGAGAAATGTTACAGCTATTAATAACGAGGTAATAATCGAAAATAGGAAACGCAAATGGTGATAATGGGAATCGAGGCACTGATAACGGTAATGACGTTCATATTGCTAATAATGGGACAAGAACGAAAAGTAGTGATGAAATGGGGAGTTGGGCAGTAGAGGAGGGGAATTGTGGCAGGGACTGTTAATAAACGGGAGTAGAAACGGTAAAGGAAATAATGCCGAACATAATGATAGGAAGGGTAATAAATGCAGACTTGCAATAACAATAATCGTAATAACAATAACGATGACGGTAATAGTGTAAGTGGAGAGAACCGTGCAGAATCGTCAGCTGCCCACCCAACCGTCCCGTGGggctgtgatctgtaaggaccctccAAGGACCTCCCTTTAAGGCACAGTGCAACAGATGAGTTTCCTGAGAGACAgcgagcagcacagctggctgagGCCATACAGGAGCAACTGCAGGAGTGCTGGAAAGAGGCAGATTCCAGCACACATGGATGGCATGGCAGTGCCCAGCAGCGTTGGCACGAGCTGCCTGGGATGGGATTCGTCACTGCAGATTTGTCCCTTTCCTCCAGCGGACGtagctgtcagcagtgctgcacacccAGAACTTCTCATTGTGGCAGAGGGCTGAGCTGATCCTGTCCCCATTCAGGTACGCACATCGGCCTccgcctcgcagctcaaacctgagcacaggagggaggagaatgggaaacCCAATCCCAAACAGACCCCATAAGAGATCCCACCCCGACAGACGGACGCACACACTGACCAGTTGCTGAAGGCGCTGCCATCGGCCCATGTCCAGTGCTCGGCCCcttctgccctgtgcagcccaatCCAGTGGTCTTCCGGGCCCTGGTACTGCAGCATGAATTCCTATGAACAAAACCAGGTGTGATTGGAGCCGTTGGAAcacatcccatcccctccccacatctCAGGTCCCACCTCGCTGCAAGGCGCTGCACTCATATTGGTGCAATGCTGTGTTGGTAATGGTGTGGACAAAGCCCTCCCCTGGAGGTGCGCAGATAAAGACAGCAACGGGAGGgtgcagggagggggggagatGAGCACTTGACactgtcccagcacagcccggTGCTTTCGCCAAAGGCATCTCCTCACGGCTTTGGCATGGGGCTAATATGGGGCACCGAGAGGAGTTTGTGCGGCCCCACAAAGTGTGCATTTCCCACCCCCGTGTTGGCACTGGGGCTCACACCCCGCTCTCACCATCTCCTCCTCCGTCTCTATGGTAGCCAGGGAAGCTCCGAGGCGGtggcagtgctccctgctgctgttccaatcGCTCTCCGTGTCCGagaaataatagcatttccCTTGGAAACCGACCCAGGCGTTGGGGCACACGTGGGAGAAGGGTGGGCGAGGTGAGCACGACGGACGCTGGAGCACTGACAGGGAGAGAGTTGGGCAAGTGGGAGGCAAAGGACGTTCCCCTGCAGCTGAGGTGGGGTTGGGATGCACGGCCACGGGGCGATGCCCTCGGAGCGGTTGCAGAGGCCGGGAGTTGGAGCAGAAGGTGCTTTGGGGCACCACGTGGGCAGCCcaggaggtgggatgggggctgtgcGTCTCCGTGGGGATGCGGGGGGCACTCACCTATCACGGCCACCAGCGCCGAAACAAGGATGCACGGCACTGCACACAAAGCCACGCAGAGCACGCGGCGCCTGTTCTGTCTCAGCTCACTGCATCCGGAGCCTGGCCAGACAGAGAGCAGTTCATGAGTCACACAGTCAGCacggctggaaaagacctccaacatCGTCCGGCGCGACCGTCCACGTAGCGCCGCTATTTCCCCACCAAACCCGATCACTTTGTACTGCAGCCCCACGGCGCTGTGCTGCAGACTCCGCCCCCCCACAGCTCCGCTCCCCTCTCTGGACACGCTGCAGGGCCACAGTGTCTCTCTGGCAGTGAGGGGCCAACGCTGAGCGCAGCACTGAGCTGCGGCCCCAGCAGCGCCACACAGACGGACgggcacctcctgctctgctgcccgcaCTGCTGCCGCTACGAGCCgggcagagcagaagcaccGCGCTGCGAGCCTGACTACAGGCTGTAGCGGATCTCCATCCACCACCGCCCTCCCCCGCTCTGCACGCTGCTAGAAGGAGTTCTTTACTGTCCGCCCGTGCTGCGCCCGCCGGCAGCTCGCTCCgggctgctgcctttccaacGCTCTcgctgccatcccagccccgtccccgcgCTGTCCCCGCGCTGCCCGTCCCTTCTCCCGCAGGAGGACACTCCTTCTCTCCCgcactctcagcacagctccccgcTCACTCCCGCCGCTCTCTTCCCTCCGCCTCAGCTCGCGGCACAGCGGGACGGCACCGCCGCCCTCAGCACGGACCGCCCGGGGCCCCTCCCGTGGGCTCGGGCTCTTTTCCCCGCTCGGCCCTTTCCCGCTGCCTCCCGGCATTACCCCGTTGCGCTCGGACTTCTTCATCTCCCGGCTGGACCGTCGCCTCTCGGGGCGGGGAAGGGCTCAGCcgctctttttcttccttagcaTCGTAGAGGTGCGGGACTGCGTCCATCGTGTgcggggagaggagcagagaagggTCGGGCTGAGGGCACAGCGGTCCCGGCGGAGCGCTCTTCTTAGCGAGGACCTCACGGAGGGATCGTGGcggaaagctgaaaaacagcgGCATACTGCAGTGGGCACAGCGGTACCGAAGGCACTCAGTCGCAGTCGGGAAGCCGTCCGGGAACGCCGCCCACAGCGTGCTCGATATAAAGACGCGGTCGGcagaggggcggggcgggggcggtgCAGCATTGCTATTCCTCTTTCTATTTGCTGTTTGTCTTTGCTATTCCTGTGGTGGGTGGGGGCTCTCAAGGACTGACTGCGGTGGGGGCCAAAATGAGCCTCGCTGAACTGAGTGAAGGGCAAAACCAGGTCCgtgcagtatagaaagaagggcttcatagcaagaaaagagaaagcagcttcacaaggtagacataaggggcaaatagggatagtttatgtagagagtgttagaaaacaaggggttCCAGGCACTTTCACAGGCGTTAGGTGcgaaataacaaggagaatgaaggccataaagataaggaccggagaacagctcaaaggttggcagggaggtgatgggatgTCTGAAGTGCGAGCTGAAACcagtttgggggatgcccccccttcggggtcagacgtttgcagcgaggaagactatgagccttcgtgaggaagactacgagccttcatcatcacgacctgctttgcacgcgcaaggggggcaggaactgcatgctaatgggctctcgggaatgtagtgaatatgtacccgaattcctgtcaactactgatgaTGTATTAGTTGGACCTGTATCTATAGCCCCATTTCTGCTGACGGTGcgcaagttaggtggagcgatcccccttgcaccggGCTGTACGCACGTCACCAacaaacacatacctgctctatatccttaccggctatgGGGTCTGATTGCCGCACGTCAGTTTGGCACCCCAGGTGGGACCCACTCTGTTCGGCTGCAGGAgcggctgagagaggggacacctttggcgcgccCCGAGATTTCTGggaaggactcccttcctcacccgatcactgcggggacagacaaggaccgCCCGTAGGCGGACCAGGTCTGTGTATGGGAAAGGGGGAAcccgtaaggcgtgaggagacgtcctacgcagggtatggaggagcgtgcctgctcccccccaGCTGAGCTACGTGAGCTCACGGGTTCGGTGgccggctggggtaggaagaCTGCTTGGGGAGTTCCTACGAAGGGGAACTGTAAGTCATACgagaggaaagagcaacagctctcccttcgGTGATTGGTAACAGCGCGGATTTTGTCAAATGAGAGCGTGGATTCTCCTGGAGAGAGCAGTGGGAGTTATAGGTTGTGTtcttgttatcaccatctgctgagtgttcggCACCGTGGATCTCCTCATTGCACGTCCAGCTGACTGTcggaaaaatcttaaagcttgcAGCTGATCGACTAATGTATTAGTGTTATTATGATTCCAGCTAAAGGACATCGTCAGCACTGTGCATGATGTataaaccatggtttttgttctaaatgtcagagtgagtgtgCTGGGAGTGAGACGCGTTCCGTTCAGGGAGTGAGTGTCAGTCCGtttatgtagtactgtgttctgattgtGGGGAAGAGTGTAAAGGAAGGCGGGGCTAAAGGAAGGTAAAGGATGGCTTtgtgagatctgtttccaagtgtttgcAACTGAACAAGATCACTATACGGTGATAAGGGCTGTCTGTGGAAACTTggaggaaattaggaatcaagaagaatttggtaaACATCCcgggaggctcccaggggaaggaaatccccaaacaaacccctttgggatGCGCATTGGCCCATtggtgggatactgcaggggaacctggaggcaccctggGTAAGGAAACTCTCGTCAAGTATTGCCATCAATGGCGGTTAATATACAAATTAGAAGATGGTGAGAAGTGGCATCGGAATGGAACCCAAAACTATAATACCTTCTTACAGCTACTGTTgttcttaaggagggaaggtaaatgaagtaACACGAACAGTTTTTATAACTGAGTGCTCTCATCACGAGACTCAGTACTGGGTGTTTgtggacactgaagaactgtactgtttgatgtgtgggttctgaagggaacGGGACAAACGGTTTTGATGGTGTACTTGTTAATGGTATACAGAAGCTGGATTGcgggtatgtggaagtgtaactgagggtatgaacagtggacaaaggaaaaagggttaaagagaaagtgagtttatctgcgCTGGCATGAGAGCAGCCCCCCCGCACCATTCCCCTGTGAGCAGAACTCTCGGAGTGAGAGAGAGCGCCGGAGTCACAGAGTGCTGCTGTAAACAGCGTTACTTGTgaatggggggaggtggagaggatggggcactggaggtgagaatagccttcatgtgcagagatgtCGGAAACCcgaaattccagtgttagcactggaagcctccggagaggaggaggtgaaactgaaatgtaatggtAGTCCTTTATGTAAGGATGagtttggaaagggaaaagtttgaggacgcaggctgaggaaggcaaagatgagcaaggtgtaacagggatgtagatccaaagagaggcgagcaatatgaagaaaaatctgattgAGGAACAGTGATAGTAAGGACATTGGgaatagcaacagctgttcctgttgcggtgctGGAGTAGAGCcgtaggacccagaggtccccttaGAAAGCGGTAATGGGGGGGGCTGGAAGAGTCCATggagggttccacccctgctggactgaaagcagtgtgcaatCTGCAGGGATATGAGACAGCGGTggagaaatccaaccgtctctgattgcaaaagcggaatgatgggaacctgggaagttattcctggcaaatccaccggtgaaattgcagccaggagagcaggagaaagaggtttattttctggtgggcacgggtgcctctcACCACCCGCAGATGATTTTGCATcagtagtaggagctactgcccaacaagaaagaGCTTCCCTTTGGGGATCAAGTGAatataggctgagaaaataagtcgGAATACATCAATTCCTGTACATGCCGGGTTCTCCAAAACCGCTCCTCTGGCAAGGCtcattagaacaaatggatgcagagattcaattcaataacactggagctaagggtcaaacaagatgaactgattgcaaatggtaagtctggctttaatacTAAGTGGGAAAAACAAcgttgtacccccagaagttgcagaaatcttcactaaggtatgcttagcaGTGTGGgtatcagggatgcctggtagagccaaaatgcagccctaagttcaaagcaagagctggagctagcccagtcagggtaaagcgGTGCCCTCTGAGGATACGCAAccggagaaggagaaaagaaaaacggataacttttggattttggatgactaattgaatgtgaatccaaatacaagaCTCCAGTCTTGCcgatgaaaaattggatagcaagtgctatagtttagtacagGAATTGAGGGCAAGTCATAGACTTGCTGAATGTATACGCtccgtggtggcaaatccatccactttagtaactaagttagggaatgagttggtggagtttgccttctggatgtgaaggatgcctttccTGCCTCGCATGCGCGAGGGCGAGGGACCGTATGCTGAGGAGTTCTCGGAAATGGAACGAATATGTATAGGAATTCCAGGAAAATCGTTGGTTCTGTATTAGCCCTGCCTATACCTATCCCGAGTTTTCGTCCTGATGGCATGCAAGTGAGGAGGAGCTCTCCCCCTTGTATCCGGCTCTGCGCAgcgttgattaaaacatacctgctttGTAACTCTGTTGTGGTTATGGGGTTCGATTCCGCGAGTCGCGGGGACCCGTAAGACGTGAGGAGACGTCCTGCGCGGGGTTGAAGGAGCGAGGGTGCTCCCCCTGAGGGTGGATCCGCAGGTAACGGTTGGGTGACGGCGATCGGTGTGGGTGGGAGTACAGCCCTCGGGACGGGGGTCCCACTTAGGGGGGTATCTCGAGAATGCCGAGAAGCCCACGGGTGCCGCACGCGAGGTACCCCGAGAGTGACACATGCGAGCCGTGTAATACTTTGGAAAGATCGTAGCTACGAAAGTGGGTCGGACCCGTGGTTTCGTTCTCCTGCGAGGGAGACGGCTGGAAACCGTCACCGAAGTGTTTAAAGCGACTGGTCGAgtgggggcggaggggggggaggcgggggggggggacgcaCAAATGCCCGACCcgattttctctttctcttcctgatAGGAACTGCGTTTGTCGTTGCTGTCGTCTTTGCAATTGTTGggtgtttaaaaatattgtttgtggGATTCCATTTGTAATGGAAGCGCTGTTGTTGCTGGGGACATTGGTTCTGGCTCTCGTCCTGGGAATTCGGTGTTCCCGTGCCCCGGGCAAGCAGGCAGATTCCATTACCCGGCAACGGAGACTCGAGAAGCGGCTGCTCTACGGTGTGAACGTTAAATACTGGATCCAAGGCGTCAGTGGTGTTAATGCGTGATCTGAGGGCAACTGGACGCTCGTTACACCCTGAAAATAAGTGCGACCCCGTATTTGTTGTTCGAAGCTTAGCCTGTAATGCTGCCCGGGAATTACGGTGCAACACAGGAGACCGGCATTTCCGTTGGGGTCGTGAGTCGGGCTTTAAAGGGGAACGCGTATCAGGTTTAACTGCTATGCTGGCTATAAGGCGTGGACCTTTGGGAACGATAAGGAGTCAGTAGGATTTAATATGGGGGGAGCACCGAGAAAGGAGGTTCCCAGGAGAGCCCCACTTGGATGCGTCTTGGCTCATTGGCGAGAAATTGCCGGGGAGCCTGAGCGAGAAAAAACTTGAATCGAGCACTGTAATCAGTGGTGGTTGTTACAGAAGCTGGAAAGCGGTGAAAAATGGCCAGTGAATGGCACTTGGAATCACAATACCCTTCTGCAGTGAGCGTTGTTCTCGCGGAAGGAGGGCAAGGGGAGGAAGCCGCCTACGCTGATAAGGTTCTTCATCGTCCGCAATCAGCCCGAATGGCAGCGGGACTGTGGGGTGGGGCCGCCCCAGGATGCGATGGTTTTAGCgttagaaaaggagaaaaggggtgGGGGAAATGGTAACCTGCAACGCTGCTGTTCCTCGTGCAACACAGGGCAGTGTTGCACCAGCCCAGACAAAGTCAGGGAAGCAAGAGAAAGCCCGACTGAGTTTCTTGGTCAGTTCAGGGATGCTATGAGGAGACAAACCCCCCGGAGCCAGGACTCCCTGCCGAGCACTCCCTGCCCGCGGCGCTCCCGCACGGCGGGCTCTTACCGACACGGGCTCTGCGGCTGACGGCGCTCCCGGCTCCGCGCACAGAGACGGCACACGCAGCTGCACCGCAACGCCTCCTGTCTGAGACTGAGCGCTTTCGGAACTGCTCTTCAGGTCCGCCACGATCCCTCCGTGAGGTCCTCGCTAAGAAGAGCGCTCCGCCGGCACCGCTGTGCCCTCAGCCCGACCCTTCTCTGCCCCTCTCCCCGCACACGATGGGCGAGTCCCGCACCTCCGCGCTGCTACGGAACAAAGAGAGCGGCTGAGCCCTTCCCCGCCCCGAGAGGCGACGGTCCAGCCGGGAGAGGAAGAAGTCCGAGCGCAACGGGGTAATGCCGGGAGGCAGCGGGAAAGGGCCGAGCGGGGAAAAGAGCCCGAGCCCACGGGAGGGGCCCCGGGCAGTCCGTGCTGAGGGCGGCGGTGCCGTCCCGCTGTGCCGCGAGCTGAGGCGGAGGGAAGAGAGCGGCGGGAGTGAgcggggagctgtgctgagagtgcGGGAGAGAAGGAGTGTCCTCCTGCGGGAGAAGGGACGGGCAGCGCGGGGACAGcgcggggacggggctgggatggcagcgAGAGCgttggaaaggcagcagcccGGAGCGAGCTGCGGGCGGGCGCTGCTCGGACGGACAGTAAACAACTCTTTCTAGCTGCGTGCAGAGCGGCGGAGGGCGGTGGGGGATGGAGATCCGTTCCGCTACACCCGTGGGTCCCGTGCGTTGGCAGAGGTGAGGCTGCGTGGCCTGGGGTTTCCAggatcctccttcttgccctttttgaaggcTGCAGTGACACTGGCtctcctccagtcttcaggcactcTGCTGTTCTCCAAGAGCT of the Gallus gallus isolate bGalGal1 chromosome 1, bGalGal1.mat.broiler.GRCg7b, whole genome shotgun sequence genome contains:
- the LOC121113331 gene encoding C-type lectin domain family 2 member D-like isoform X2, producing MLEVFSSRADCVTHELLSVWPGSGCSELRQNRRRVLCVALCAVPCILVSALVAVIVLQRPSCSPRPPFSHVCPNAWVGFQGKCYYFSDTESDWNSSREHCHRLGASLATIETEEEMEFMLQYQGPEDHWIGLHRAEGAEHWTWADGSAFSNWFELRGGGRCAYLNGDRISSALCHNEKFWVCSTADSYVRWRKGTNLQ
- the LOC121113331 gene encoding C-type lectin domain family 2 member D-like isoform X1 codes for the protein MPLFFSFPPRSLREVLAKKSAPPGPLCPQPDPSLLLSPHTMDAVPHLYDAKEEKERLSPSPPREATVQPGDEEVRAQRGSGCSELRQNRRRVLCVALCAVPCILVSALVAVIVLQRPSCSPRPPFSHVCPNAWVGFQGKCYYFSDTESDWNSSREHCHRLGASLATIETEEEMEFMLQYQGPEDHWIGLHRAEGAEHWTWADGSAFSNWFELRGGGRCAYLNGDRISSALCHNEKFWVCSTADSYVRWRKGTNLQ